From the Bacteroidales bacterium genome, one window contains:
- a CDS encoding T9SS type A sorting domain-containing protein: MIKAVRFLFISILFFSISSFSQAQNPKRDILNKTFKSTKECYFSFPIKSKEQLNQLSKIISIDRVTASTAYAYANRNDFNKFLNTNIDFQLLDHPNANFKAVMFDSKLKQTYAWDKYLSYNDYVDMMYQFATDYPDICQVFSLGQSVDGRELLIAKISDNISLSEAEPQFLYTGQMHGDEVATSIILLRLIDYLLINYGTNDQINRLIDEVEIWINPLANPDGTYTNDNSTVSGATRFNANAIDINRNFPDPKDGDHPDGKSWQAETQIFMTLAETQHFVMSANTHSGSEVVNYPWDTWTKLHADDNWWQMVSHEYADLAQLNSPSGYMSGFDDGITNGAEWYIINGGRQDYMNYFHHCREFTIEQSTEKMVPENELPNYWDYNRQAMLNYMEQVTYGFRGRITDSDTGDPIQAKLEIESHDFDNSFIFSNLEGYYYRPIKAGTYTLNFSAEGYESKSISNQSIADFDSKIINVGLKKINTGVDSNILSELRIVNPVQNHQLQISSPIDIIRVNIYSILGQLIYTKKTKNKELQIDIQNFKSSIYILNLEFSDGERVEKRFIMH; encoded by the coding sequence ATGATAAAAGCAGTTCGATTTTTATTTATTTCAATACTATTTTTTAGTATATCCTCGTTTTCTCAAGCACAAAATCCAAAAAGGGATATTCTTAACAAGACTTTTAAATCTACCAAAGAGTGCTATTTTAGCTTTCCTATTAAATCAAAAGAGCAACTCAATCAATTATCAAAAATTATTTCTATCGATAGAGTTACAGCATCTACCGCATATGCTTATGCTAATCGCAATGATTTTAATAAATTCTTAAATACAAATATCGATTTTCAGCTTTTGGATCACCCTAACGCTAATTTTAAAGCAGTAATGTTCGACTCAAAGTTGAAGCAAACTTATGCCTGGGATAAATACCTCAGCTATAATGATTATGTTGATATGATGTATCAATTTGCTACTGATTACCCTGATATTTGTCAGGTTTTCAGTCTTGGACAATCTGTTGATGGTAGAGAATTACTTATTGCTAAAATATCCGATAATATTTCACTATCGGAGGCTGAACCTCAATTCCTCTATACAGGTCAAATGCATGGAGACGAAGTGGCAACTTCAATTATATTGCTTCGACTTATAGATTATTTATTGATAAATTATGGTACAAACGATCAAATAAACCGTTTGATTGATGAGGTGGAAATATGGATTAACCCTTTAGCCAATCCTGACGGAACTTATACTAACGACAATTCAACTGTAAGCGGAGCAACACGATTTAACGCAAATGCTATTGATATCAATCGTAATTTCCCCGACCCAAAAGATGGCGATCATCCGGATGGAAAAAGCTGGCAAGCAGAAACACAAATATTTATGACTCTTGCCGAAACGCAGCATTTTGTAATGTCGGCAAATACCCATAGCGGATCGGAAGTAGTTAATTACCCTTGGGATACTTGGACAAAACTCCATGCCGATGATAATTGGTGGCAAATGGTTTCTCACGAATATGCCGATTTAGCTCAACTAAATTCGCCTTCGGGATATATGAGCGGATTTGATGATGGGATAACCAATGGAGCCGAATGGTACATTATTAATGGTGGGCGACAAGATTACATGAACTATTTTCATCACTGTCGGGAATTTACCATAGAACAATCTACGGAGAAAATGGTTCCCGAAAATGAATTACCAAACTATTGGGACTATAACAGACAAGCTATGCTAAACTATATGGAGCAGGTAACTTACGGTTTTAGAGGTAGAATTACCGATTCCGATACCGGAGATCCAATTCAAGCAAAACTCGAAATTGAAAGTCACGATTTTGATAATTCCTTTATCTTTTCAAATTTAGAAGGATATTATTATCGTCCTATAAAAGCCGGAACTTACACTCTAAACTTTTCTGCAGAAGGATACGAATCTAAATCCATTAGTAACCAAAGTATTGCCGATTTCGATTCAAAAATTATAAATGTTGGCCTAAAAAAAATTAATACAGGAGTGGATTCCAACATACTCTCAGAACTAAGAATTGTTAACCCTGTTCAAAATCATCAACTACAAATTAGTAGTCCAATAGATATTATAAGAGTAAATATCTACTCTATTTTAGGTCAACTTATTTATACCAAAAAAACAAAAAATAAAGAGTTACAAATTGACATTC
- a CDS encoding AI-2E family transporter has product MKVSNNTNSIASLKFWIISASLIILIAGLKSASDIVTLFLLAILLTAISLAPFDWLKKKGASDSVAMLTVLFILWIVITALVVLLGSSLTNFLATLPTYQVKLEGVWTSLQKLLVNYGIMEENFDALEQVNPGQALTLAGNVFSGFSSMLSNSFLIVLVFVFMLMEVSSFKNKLAIISPDSLGSVNKVVHSLKKYFGIKTLTSLATGILVSIGLAILGVDFPILWGALAFLLNFIPNIGSIIAAVPAVLLAFLQLPIGYGIATIVLFFAINFFIGSVIEPRLMGKSLGLSPFVVFISLIIWGWVLGTVGMLIATPLTITLKIILDSREETKNIGILLGDSSAIKELRKSKE; this is encoded by the coding sequence ATGAAAGTATCAAATAATACTAATTCTATTGCAAGTTTAAAATTTTGGATTATTTCGGCCTCATTAATTATTCTTATCGCAGGTTTAAAAAGTGCATCAGATATTGTAACACTCTTTTTATTGGCTATTTTGTTAACGGCTATAAGTTTGGCTCCCTTCGACTGGTTAAAGAAAAAAGGAGCCTCCGATTCTGTGGCAATGTTAACAGTTTTATTCATTCTTTGGATTGTTATAACTGCTTTAGTAGTTTTATTAGGATCGTCATTAACCAATTTTTTGGCCACTTTGCCTACTTATCAAGTTAAGTTAGAAGGGGTTTGGACTTCGTTACAAAAGCTCTTGGTCAATTACGGAATAATGGAAGAGAATTTTGATGCTTTAGAACAGGTTAATCCGGGTCAAGCTCTGACATTGGCAGGAAATGTTTTTTCTGGATTTAGCAGTATGCTTAGTAATTCATTTTTAATTGTTTTGGTTTTTGTGTTTATGCTGATGGAAGTGTCCAGTTTCAAAAATAAACTCGCCATTATCTCGCCTGATTCTTTGGGAAGTGTTAATAAGGTAGTTCATAGCTTAAAAAAGTATTTCGGGATAAAGACTTTAACCAGTCTTGCTACCGGAATTTTGGTGAGTATAGGTTTGGCAATTTTAGGAGTTGATTTCCCTATTTTATGGGGTGCTTTGGCATTTCTTTTGAATTTTATACCAAATATTGGATCTATTATTGCTGCTGTTCCTGCTGTGCTTTTGGCTTTTTTACAGCTTCCTATAGGTTATGGTATTGCAACTATAGTCTTGTTTTTTGCTATTAACTTTTTTATTGGAAGTGTTATTGAACCAAGGTTGATGGGGAAGAGTTTGGGTTTATCACCTTTTGTTGTCTTTATATCTTTAATTATTTGGGGTTGGGTTTTAGGAACAGTAGGTATGCTGATAGCTACCCCTTTAACTATTACTTTAAAAATCATTTTAGACAGTAGAGAAGAGACAAAGAATATAGGTATTTTGCTTGGTGATAGCTCTGCAATAAAAGAACTCAGAAAAAGCAAAGAATAA
- a CDS encoding 4-hydroxy-tetrahydrodipicolinate synthase gives MINSKFYGAGVALTTPFHKYGTVDFTSLGNLIEHVIKGGIDYVVALGTTSETATLTEDERQAVLNFIIENVNKRVPIVVGIGGNNTQSLVETIKHFDFEGIDAILSVTPYYNKPNQKGLYYHYKALASISPLPIILYNVPSRTCVNISAETTLKLAHEFDNIIAIKEASGDMMQIMNILKAKPKDFLVISGDDPLTNSMVAMGGAGVISVTANAYPKEFHKLVKAGLNKNYEEAHRINNALLEFMEAVFEDGNPAGIKVALSVMGLMKNNLRLPLVKANVPTSNKIKVFIEEFKSPVK, from the coding sequence ATGATAAATTCAAAATTTTATGGAGCTGGAGTTGCACTTACAACACCTTTCCACAAATACGGAACCGTCGATTTTACTTCACTTGGTAACCTAATTGAACACGTTATAAAAGGCGGAATAGATTATGTTGTTGCCTTAGGTACAACTTCTGAAACAGCTACTCTCACAGAGGATGAACGACAAGCTGTTCTTAATTTTATTATTGAAAACGTAAATAAACGAGTACCTATTGTAGTGGGCATTGGCGGAAATAATACTCAATCTTTAGTAGAAACAATTAAGCATTTCGATTTTGAAGGCATAGATGCTATTTTATCGGTAACTCCTTATTACAACAAACCAAATCAAAAAGGACTTTACTACCATTATAAAGCTTTGGCCAGCATATCGCCTCTACCAATTATTTTATACAACGTACCCAGTCGTACCTGTGTAAACATAAGTGCAGAGACTACTCTTAAATTAGCTCACGAATTCGATAATATTATTGCAATAAAAGAGGCTTCGGGAGATATGATGCAAATCATGAATATTTTAAAAGCTAAGCCAAAAGATTTCCTTGTAATTTCCGGCGACGATCCTCTAACAAATTCTATGGTTGCTATGGGTGGTGCAGGAGTTATTAGCGTTACTGCTAATGCTTATCCTAAAGAATTTCATAAACTCGTAAAAGCAGGCTTAAATAAAAATTATGAAGAGGCTCACAGAATAAATAATGCTTTACTCGAATTTATGGAAGCTGTTTTTGAAGATGGAAACCCTGCCGGCATTAAAGTTGCTTTGAGTGTTATGGGATTAATGAAAAATAATTTACGTCTGCCTTTAGTTAAAGCCAATGTGCCGACTTCTAACAAAATAAAAGTATTTATTGAAGAATTTAAAAGTCCTGTTAAATAA